A genome region from Brassica oleracea var. oleracea cultivar TO1000 chromosome C2, BOL, whole genome shotgun sequence includes the following:
- the LOC106323000 gene encoding glutamate receptor 1.3-like, producing the protein MERFLIQKRNLVSFLLVLFLFISNGFVFSQNDVVNEDSVSEQERVRVRVGLVLDLGSVEGKIVGSSVSMALSDFYAVNSDYKSRVSLSVRNSQGDPVLALASAVDLLQTVGVEAIVGGDSLQETKLLAEIGEKAKVPVISLNSPVSLSLRKYSHLIQATHDTYSEAKGITAFIHGFDWKSVALVYEDEDDWRESMQLLVDHFHENGVHIPSKVAVSSNDDCMMDRLRKLKDLGASIFVVHLSELVATYLFPCAGKLGMMGEGYAWILTVKSMNSFHERTGDGFSKEAMEGVVGFRSYIPMSKELQNFTSRWRKSLPVEEAVGSEILRLSISGIWAHDVAWALARASEVARIPNVTSTLLEAITQCRCKGLSGDFQTKDKYFLSDKFEIVNLIGSGERRVGFWNSNGSFSNTRELSSCTHNKLETIFWPGGTIHSPKRRKRKTLRVLVTSSNRFPRLVKVATDPVTKEVIAEGFCVDVFRASISPFNYEVEFTLWRNGSNYDDLAYALSSQKDKYDAAVGDITITYNRSNYVDFTMPFTELGVGIIASRERSAWVFLQPLTPDLWLTSAAFFVLTGIIVWLIEKSENKNFQGSWSKQIGVIFWFGFSTLVYAHREKLKHNLSRFVVTVWVFAVLILTTSYTATLTSMMTVQQMRFNSNKNHVGRLLGSRIAMAAFASPGLQVMSLKGLNSSEEYAKLLLNKTATLVVDEMPYLKVLIGENPEKFFLVKTQCITNGFGFMFQKGDELVPKVSREISNLRTNGKLNEMANGWLEIQLPYTTDDTSNPITLDRFRGVFMITGVSSAFALGVLLIHWLRDRWEYVVNLVNILLLQRLVHLRNLFANIIHLISPLADPIGEHAVQTAQSNIQ; encoded by the exons ATGGAGAGGTTTTTGATTCAAAAGAGAAATCTTGTTTCATTTCTTCTTGTTTTGTTTCTCTTTATCTCCAACGGTTTTGTTTTTAGTCAAAACGATGTCGTTAACGAAGACTCCGTCTCCGAGCAAGAACGTGTTAGGGTTAGGGTTGGTTTAGTTTTGGATTTGGGTTCCGTGGAAGGCAAGATAGTGGGAAGCTCTGTTTCCATGGCACTTTCCGATTTCTACGCCGTCAACAGTGATTACAAATCAAGAGTCTCTCTTTCAGTCAGAAACTCTCAAGGAGATCCTGTCCTTGCTCTAGCTTCTG CTGTTGATCTGCTGCAAACTGTAGGAGTGGAGGCGATTGTAGGCGGGGATTCGTTGCAGGAAACAAAGCTTTTGGCTGAGATTGGGGAGAAAGCTAAGGTTCCTGTGATATCACTTAACTCTCCGGTTTCATTGTCATTGAGAAAATACAGTCATTTGATCCAAGCAACGCATGATACTTACTCCGAGGCAAAGGGCATTACAGCTTTCATCCATGGGTTTGACTGGAAGAGTGTTGCTCTTGTTTATGAGGACGAGGATGACTGGAGAGAGAGTATGCAACTCCTGGTGGATCATTTCCATGAGAACGGAGTTCATATACCGTCCAAGGTTGCTGTATCTTCAAATGATGATTGTATGATGGATCGGTTAAGGAAGCTGAAGGATTTGGGAGCGAGTATCTTTGTGGTGCACTTGTCTGAGCTTGTAGCAACTTATCTCTTCCCATGTGCTGGGAAGTTAGGGATGATGGGTGAAGGGTATGCTTGGATCCTCACTGTTAAAAGCATGAATAGCTTCCATGAGAGAACCGGCGACGGTTTTTCAAAAGAAGCAATGGAGGGTGTGGTTGGTTTCAGGTCATACATTCCAATGTCAAAAGAGCTTCAAAATTTCACTTCAAGATGGAGAAAATCACTTCCTGTTGAAGAAGCTGTTGGGTCTGAGATACTTCGGTTGAGCATCTCCGGCATATGGGCTCATGATGTAGCATGGGCACTAGCAAGAGCATCAGAAGTTGCTAGGATCCCAAATGTGACATCAACTCTCCTGGAGGCAATCACACAATGTAGGTGTAAGGGTTTGAGTGGTGACTTCCAAACCAAGGATAAGTATTTCTTGTCAGACAAGTTTGAGATTGTGAACTTGATAGGATCAGGTGAGAGAAGGGTAGGATTTTGGAATTCTAATGGTAGCTTCAGCAACACAAGAGAGTTGTCATCTTGTACTCATAACAAGCTAGAGACCATATTTTGGCCGGGTGGGACTATTCATAGTCCGAAACGGCGCAAGAGAAAAACACTGAGGGTTCTGGTCACATCCAGTAACAGGTTCCCAAGACTGGTGAAGGTGGCGACTGATCCAGTAACAAAAGAAGTAATCGCTGAAGGGTTTTGTGTAGATGTCTTTCGAGCTTCCATTAGCCCTTTCAACTATGAAGTGGAGTTCACACTTTGGCGCAATGGTAGCAACTACGACGATCTTGCATATGCACTTAGTAGCCAG AAAGACAAATATGATGCAGCCGTTGGAGATATTACAATCACTTATAATAGATCGAATTATGTTGATTTTACGATGCCATTCACAGAACTGGGTGTTGGCATTATAGCATCAAGAGAGAGAAGTGCGTGGGTGTTCTTACAACCTCTAACACCAGACCTTTGGTTAACAAGTGCAGCTTTCTTTGTCTTGACAGGCATTATAGTTTGGTTGATAGAAAAATCTGAGAACAAGAATTTCCAGGGATCTTGGTCGAAACAGATTGGAGTTATCTTTTGGTTTGGCTTTTCTACCCTTGTTTATGCACACA GGGAGAAGCTAAAACACAACTTATCAAGATTTGTAGTTACAGTTTGGGTTTTCGCAGTGCTGATACTGACTACAAGTTATACTGCAACACTGACATCAATGATGACGGTGCAACAGATGAGATTCAACTCCAACAAAAATCACGTAGGCCGCCTTTTGGGATCACGCATCGCAATGGCGGCCTTCGCCAGTCCCGGCCTCCAAGTAATGAGTTTGAAGGGTCTCAATAGTTCTGAAGAATATGCTAAACTCTTGTTGAACAAAACTGCCACACTTGTTGTCGATGAGATGCCATACCTCAAAGTCCTCATTGGAGAGAATCCTGAGAAGTTTTTCTTGGTCAAGACACAATGTATCACTAATGGTTTCGGCTTT ATGTTTCAAAAGGGTGACGAATTGGTTCCTAAGGTGTCCAGAGAAATCTCGAATCTGAGGACAAATGGGAAGCTAAACGAGATGGCGAACGGATGGCTCGAGATTCAACTTCCATACACAACAGATGATACATCAAACCCTATAACCCTTGACAGGTTCCGCGGTGTATTTATGATCACGGGAGTTTCTTCAGCTTTTGCTCTTGGAGTACTTCTTATTCACTGGCTCCGAGATAGATGGGAATATGTTGTGAATTTGGTCAACATATTACTCTTGCAACGACTTGTACATCTGAGGAACCTCTTCGCAAACATTATCCATCTGATCAGTCCCCTCGCTGACCCTATTGGCGAGCATGCGGTTCAAACAGCTCAAAGTAACATACAATAG